From Topomyia yanbarensis strain Yona2022 chromosome 1, ASM3024719v1, whole genome shotgun sequence, one genomic window encodes:
- the LOC131677875 gene encoding uncharacterized protein LOC131677875, whose product MSRVIECIKCACGCKDLPKDRIKELLCKKIHGFLNDDDAVEMFSKFIPNDSRTHKYIAIVKQAKAYQRAEIDTNSDEWEEFVEDLEEQFEDEFKTNSDTNAVLERIVFEYSKKVEISVDYANYTRNLKQKYNKFRSV is encoded by the exons ATGAGTAGG GTTATTGAATGTATTAAATGTGCCTGCGGCTGCAAAGATCTGCCTAAAGATCGCATTAAAGAACTTCTGTGTAAGAAAATCCACGGTTTCCTCAACGATGACGATGctgtggaaatgttttcaaagtTCATTCCAAACGATTCACGCACCCATAAGTACATCGCAATAGTCAAGCAGGCTAAAGCGTATCAGCGCGCAGAAATAGATACGAATTCCGACGAATGGGAGGAGTTTGTGGAAGACCTAGAAGAGCAGTTCGAGGATGAATTCAAGACAAACTCAGATACTAATGCGGTCCTAGAAAGGATTGTTTTCGAGTACAGTAAAAAAGTTGAAATATCGGTGGATTATGCAAATTACACTCGAAATTTGAAACAGAAATATAACAAATTCAGATCTGTGTGA
- the LOC131677876 gene encoding E3 ubiquitin-protein ligase RING1: MASLEPLQNKTWDLSLYELNRTPQEAITDNTEIAVSPRSLHSELMCPICLDMLKKTMTTKECLHRFCSDCIITALRSGNKECPTCRKKLVSKRSLRPDPNFDLLISKIYPSRDEYEAHQERVLAKFNQSHSQQALVHSINEGIKLQSQNRPNRKQKSENDLAASAAISAGSSVSPSVPTANPPIGPANPPVNNPPCISNTSSNAPTNGNVGELVNREGSSNSQVGECLRQSSNPPSVRSTPSPVPSNVSSASKAKRARSVLTSEKSEESESNSEMDGRTEENDSNLDTEGEGNSEHGSDEIELVFKPHPTEMAGDNPLLKALKENSVRYIKTTSNATVDHLSKYLAMRLTLDLETELPEAYRLVNFCIYIAPQPSQLVVLSGNQALSQVNEKFWKVNKPLEMYYSWKKS, from the exons ATGGCGTCTTTAGAGCCGTTGCAAAATAAAACATGGGATTTATCGCTTTACGAGCTAAACCGGACTCCGCAAGAGGCAATCACGGATAATACCGAGATTGCTGTTTCTCCCCGCAGTTTACACAGTGAGTTGATGTGCCCAATTTGCCTGGATATGCTGAAAAAAACGATGACCACAAAAGAGTGCCTGCACAGATTTTGCTCCGACTGCATAATCACCGCACTTCGTTCCGGTAACAAAGAGTGTCCAACGTGTCGAAAGAAACTGGTTTCAAAGCGTTCATTGCGACCAGATCCGAATTTTGATCTgcttatttcaaaaatttatccaAGCAGGGATGAATATGAAGCGCACCAAGAGAGAGTGTTGGCAAAATTTAATCAAAGTCACTCGCAACAAGCACTCGTGCATTCAATCAATGAAGGCATTAAACTTCAATCTCAAAACAGGCCAAACCGCAAACAGAAAAGCGAAAATGACTTAGCAGCTTCAGCGGCGATCAGCGCAGGGTCCTCTGTATCTCCATCAGTTCCCACAGCAAATCCTCCCATTGGACCAGCAAACCCACCAGTAAACAATCCTCCATGTATTAGTAATACAAGTTCTAATGCACCAACCAATGGCAATGTTGGAGAACTTGTTAACCGCGAAGGATCTTCCAATAGCCAGGTCGGTGAATGCCTCAGGCAATCATCAAATCCTCCATCTGTCAGGAGCACACCTTCACCCGTTCCTTCTAACGTTAGTTCCGCTAGCAAAGCAAAACGGGCACGATCAGTTCTCACATCGGAAAAATCTGAGGAATCTGAAAGCAATAGTGAGATGGATGGCAGAACTGAGGAAAACGATTCCAACTTGGACACTGAGGGCGAAGGGAATTCCGAACATGGAAGTGATGAAATTGAATTAGTATTTAAACCTCATCCAACCGAAATGGCTGGAGATAATCCGCTGCTAAaagcactgaaggaaaattcAGTACGATATATAAAAACAACTTCGAATGCAACAG TCGATCATCTAAGCAAATACTTGGCTATGCGACTTACGCTGGATCTGGAAACGGAATTACCCGAAGCATATCGACTCGTAAACTTTTGCATTTATATTGCTCCTCAACCATCGCAACTTGTAGTGCTGAGCGGCAATCAGGCGCTTTCTCAGGTCAATGAAAAGTTTTGGAAG GTTAACAAACCATTAGAGATGTACTATTCTTGGAAAAAGTCATAG